The following coding sequences are from one Leptolyngbya sp. NIES-3755 window:
- a CDS encoding hypothetical protein (conserved exported hypothetical protein;~similar to AA sequence:cyanobase_aa:LBDG_30790), which produces MNQTALNLVAIGIFTMTLSTLLSPLLHISPAIPAIATFSILGLATLDSFQWQGKFGSIALDFFARFSQEHRDRVLRHEAGHFLTAQQLEIPVVGYTLSAWEAFRQGQAGQGGVQFDTQELEAELKQGKLSAQLVERYCTVWMAGIAAEQITYGNSEGGNDDRQKFRETLTKLGIPVSELPQRERLSILRAKELLKKHELAYEALVEALREKQSIKQCYSAIQNGN; this is translated from the coding sequence ATGAATCAGACCGCTTTGAATCTTGTTGCGATCGGCATTTTCACGATGACGCTCTCAACCTTGCTCAGTCCATTGCTCCATATTTCTCCAGCGATTCCTGCGATCGCAACCTTCAGCATTCTCGGACTGGCAACGCTTGATTCATTTCAATGGCAGGGAAAATTCGGCTCAATCGCGCTCGATTTCTTTGCTCGATTTTCTCAAGAACATCGCGATCGCGTTCTGCGCCACGAAGCAGGACATTTTCTCACCGCCCAACAGCTTGAAATCCCAGTGGTCGGCTACACCTTAAGCGCATGGGAAGCGTTTCGACAAGGACAAGCTGGACAGGGTGGCGTACAATTCGATACCCAAGAACTCGAAGCAGAATTGAAACAAGGTAAGCTATCGGCTCAATTAGTCGAACGGTATTGCACAGTTTGGATGGCGGGAATTGCAGCAGAACAAATCACATATGGCAACTCAGAAGGCGGAAATGACGATCGACAAAAGTTCCGAGAAACACTAACAAAATTAGGTATTCCCGTTTCAGAACTACCCCAACGCGAGAGACTATCGATTCTCAGAGCTAAGGAACTATTGAAAAAGCACGAACTAGCGTATGAAGCGTTAGTCGAAGCATTACGAGAGAAACAATCGATCAAACAGTGTTACAGCGCGATTCAAAACGGAAACTAG
- a CDS encoding peptidase M15B and M15C DD-carboxypeptidase VanY/endolysin (similar to AA sequence:cyanobase_aa:LBDG_30780), which translates to MSNASPPGKPPQDPPSFEDIPIAERETVVETVQKPRSFTWLWWLGGLTAITLLSAGGWFAYQASQVRTPEIAASPTASPSPTPASDGRLLNHYPYQEAPQSELEAITADGGIRLRSSAARAFREMEEAARAEGIILNPLSGFRSIKEQEQVYFDVKAEREQTPQERALVSAPPGHSEHHTGYAIDIGDGNVPATNLSPDFDQTPAFKWLQDNAARFNFEISFPKGNKQGVTYEPWHWRFVGDKNSLETFYRAKEDQKESSPAPSP; encoded by the coding sequence TTGAGTAATGCCAGCCCACCGGGAAAACCTCCACAAGATCCACCTTCATTTGAAGATATTCCGATCGCCGAACGCGAAACCGTGGTCGAGACGGTGCAAAAACCGAGATCGTTCACTTGGCTTTGGTGGCTAGGGGGACTCACTGCGATCACGCTCCTCTCCGCTGGCGGTTGGTTCGCTTATCAAGCCTCCCAAGTTCGTACTCCCGAAATCGCAGCTTCTCCGACTGCTTCACCATCTCCTACCCCAGCATCGGATGGACGACTACTAAATCATTACCCCTACCAAGAAGCGCCACAATCTGAATTAGAAGCGATCACAGCCGATGGCGGTATCAGACTCAGAAGTTCAGCCGCAAGAGCATTCAGAGAGATGGAAGAGGCTGCTAGAGCAGAAGGAATTATCCTGAATCCGCTCTCTGGTTTTCGATCGATCAAAGAACAAGAGCAAGTGTATTTCGATGTCAAAGCCGAACGAGAACAAACCCCACAAGAACGGGCACTCGTCAGCGCTCCACCCGGACACAGCGAACATCACACCGGATATGCGATCGACATCGGAGATGGCAATGTTCCCGCAACCAATCTCAGCCCCGATTTCGATCAAACTCCTGCTTTCAAATGGCTCCAGGACAATGCAGCCCGATTTAACTTTGAGATTTCCTTCCCAAAAGGCAACAAACAAGGCGTGACGTATGAACCGTGGCACTGGCGATTTGTTGGAGATAAGAACAGTTTAGAAACGTTCTACCGTGCCAAAGAAGACCAAAAAGAATCCTCACCTGCTCCCTCACCATGA
- a CDS encoding unknown protein (similar to AA sequence:cyanobase_aa:ssl3410) yields MDFLKQVGLALLGGWIIGVAFGWLKLPAPVPPFLGLVGATGVLIGGYCYEWLVRFLTRS; encoded by the coding sequence ATGGACTTTCTCAAGCAGGTCGGTTTGGCGCTACTCGGTGGATGGATTATTGGAGTCGCTTTTGGTTGGTTAAAACTTCCGGCTCCCGTTCCGCCATTTCTCGGACTGGTTGGAGCAACAGGCGTTTTAATCGGTGGCTACTGTTATGAATGGCTTGTCAGATTTTTAACTCGTTCTTGA
- a CDS encoding L-sorbosone dehydrogenase (similar to AA sequence:cyanobase_aa:LBDG_41790) — MLIRFSKGAVVALFAIAALSSCSTPNSEVASEPQSAQASTPNRNIQTEVLNPEPIRIDLAQLPQPGQSDSASKPPTVVPIPDNPVLRVPAGFTVNVFAEGLDRPRWLAQAPNGDVLVTETRKNQITRLQHRDGVVFSRRPFATAENGLNLPLGMAFAGDSFYVGNTDAVLRFPYTNNSISGRGEKIAELPGQGYNQHWTRNVVVSPDGQRLFVSVGSRSNADEEPLPRASIQVMNLDGSDRRTFASGLRNPVGLAFNPATGALFATVNERDQLGDGLVPDYLTQVDEGAFYGWPYAYLSPDRLDPRHVKSDGKSTRPDLAAKTRTPDVLFEAHSAALGLKFYTGNTFPERYRNGAFVAFRGSWNRSQGTGYKIVFVPFADGRPTGQYEDFLTGFLLDPKVPTTWGRPVGLLVLNDGSLLFTDEANNRIYRIQYAAK, encoded by the coding sequence ATGCTGATCCGTTTCTCTAAAGGTGCAGTAGTTGCATTATTCGCGATCGCTGCTCTGAGTTCCTGTAGCACTCCGAATTCTGAAGTCGCGAGTGAGCCGCAGTCTGCTCAAGCCTCTACGCCAAATCGCAACATTCAAACCGAAGTGCTCAACCCAGAGCCGATCCGGATTGATCTCGCTCAACTTCCACAGCCCGGACAGTCCGACAGCGCCTCAAAACCGCCTACAGTCGTGCCGATTCCAGATAATCCGGTGCTACGAGTTCCAGCGGGCTTTACCGTGAATGTGTTTGCGGAAGGACTCGATCGACCGCGTTGGCTGGCACAGGCTCCAAACGGGGACGTTTTGGTGACAGAAACTCGGAAAAATCAAATTACTCGATTGCAGCATCGAGATGGCGTAGTCTTTAGCCGTAGACCGTTCGCGACTGCTGAAAATGGACTAAATCTGCCACTAGGAATGGCGTTTGCGGGGGATTCGTTCTATGTGGGCAATACCGATGCAGTATTGCGGTTTCCATATACGAACAATTCCATTTCGGGACGGGGTGAAAAAATCGCTGAACTTCCAGGGCAAGGATATAACCAGCATTGGACAAGAAACGTAGTCGTTTCGCCTGATGGACAGAGATTATTTGTTTCAGTCGGATCTCGATCGAATGCCGATGAGGAACCGTTACCTCGCGCTTCAATTCAAGTGATGAACTTGGATGGCAGCGATCGACGAACTTTTGCATCTGGGTTACGAAATCCAGTCGGACTCGCTTTTAATCCAGCAACAGGCGCACTTTTCGCCACAGTCAACGAACGGGATCAGCTTGGAGATGGATTGGTTCCTGACTATCTCACCCAGGTTGATGAAGGCGCTTTCTACGGATGGCCTTATGCCTATCTAAGTCCCGATCGACTCGATCCCCGTCACGTCAAGTCTGATGGAAAAAGCACTCGTCCCGATCTCGCTGCTAAAACTCGCACTCCAGATGTTTTATTCGAGGCGCATTCTGCCGCGTTAGGCTTGAAGTTCTACACAGGCAACACGTTTCCAGAACGATATCGCAATGGAGCCTTTGTTGCTTTTCGGGGATCATGGAATCGATCGCAAGGAACCGGGTATAAAATCGTATTTGTGCCATTCGCTGACGGTCGCCCGACTGGACAATATGAAGATTTCCTGACCGGATTTTTACTTGATCCCAAGGTTCCAACCACTTGGGGCAGACCTGTCGGGCTTTTGGTGCTGAATGATGGCAGTTTGCTCTTTACCGACGAAGCGAATAACCGAATTTATCGGATTCAGTATGCCGCAAAATAG
- a CDS encoding hypothetical protein (similar to AA sequence:cyanobase_aa:Ava_C0220) produces the protein MPSILNENQTYTFSNFFELRLDAIDLANYFGYQFRRAPLSLPQYSGTLDRLPQLEEDLFDIIPRLVRMNEQSKREALIFPVIKTAARYANALIRIEQPLKITHQLQGSLDYLLSTDNLHQLVVIEAKQGDIDYGFTQLLSELIALDQWERSPTQEQQPQLIGAVTIGELWRFGILDRMKKQIIEDVIGYRVPSDLEMLLRLLIQALL, from the coding sequence ATGCCCTCAATTCTGAACGAAAACCAAACTTACACCTTTAGTAACTTCTTTGAGTTGCGACTGGATGCGATCGATCTTGCGAACTACTTCGGCTATCAATTTCGTCGCGCTCCGCTGTCTCTACCTCAATACTCAGGAACACTCGATCGACTTCCTCAACTCGAAGAAGATTTGTTCGATATCATTCCTCGATTAGTGCGAATGAACGAACAATCGAAACGAGAAGCATTGATCTTCCCAGTGATCAAAACAGCGGCTCGTTATGCAAATGCTTTAATTCGTATCGAACAACCGCTCAAAATCACTCATCAATTACAAGGCTCATTAGATTACTTGCTTTCGACGGACAATCTGCATCAACTTGTCGTAATCGAGGCAAAACAGGGCGATATCGATTATGGATTTACTCAATTGCTATCTGAACTGATCGCACTCGATCAATGGGAACGATCGCCCACTCAAGAACAGCAACCGCAACTGATCGGAGCCGTAACGATCGGAGAATTGTGGCGATTTGGAATTCTCGATCGAATGAAAAAACAAATTATCGAGGATGTGATCGGCTATCGTGTTCCAAGCGATTTGGAAATGCTGTTACGTCTACTGATTCAGGCTTTGTTATGA
- a CDS encoding ErfK/YbiS/YcfS/YnhG family protein (similar to AA sequence:cyanobase_aa:LBDG_03180): MTFCMIAGCTIAVLQLRRLPAIAFPKIELPDFQAMVTPKPSPSPSPVIDTKLVVDLSDRKVRLYENKKLKATYRIAIGQEGWETPTGTFKVQQMYENPAWKHPITDEEIPPGSKDNPLGKRWIGFTSQDKLLIGFHGTTDYSLIGQAVSHGCLRMKNADVIALYKEVQVGTPVIVKQ, translated from the coding sequence ATGACCTTTTGTATGATCGCAGGATGTACGATCGCGGTTTTACAGTTGCGACGATTACCTGCTATTGCCTTTCCGAAAATTGAATTACCAGATTTTCAAGCGATGGTGACTCCGAAACCGAGTCCGTCGCCGTCTCCGGTGATTGATACGAAATTGGTAGTGGATTTAAGCGATCGAAAAGTGCGGCTCTATGAGAACAAGAAATTGAAAGCGACTTATCGAATTGCGATCGGGCAAGAAGGCTGGGAAACTCCAACAGGGACATTCAAAGTGCAGCAGATGTACGAGAATCCCGCGTGGAAACATCCGATTACAGATGAAGAGATTCCACCTGGCAGTAAAGATAATCCACTGGGTAAACGTTGGATCGGATTTACTTCACAAGACAAGCTGTTAATTGGATTTCATGGAACGACTGATTATTCGCTCATTGGACAAGCGGTTTCACATGGCTGTCTGAGAATGAAAAATGCGGATGTGATTGCACTATATAAAGAGGTGCAAGTCGGAACTCCGGTTATCGTGAAACAATAG
- a CDS encoding RNA polymerase sigma factor RpoE (similar to AA sequence:cyanobase_aa:LBDG_03160) produces the protein MSQSLPVSWSSIEPKVLQSPVQAEKLSNYDLVLQCQIGHRPEKAVFSELMRRYQSHVDKVLYHLAPDWQDRADLAQEVWIRVYRNITRLNEPVKFRGWLSRIATNLFYDELRKRKRTATPLSLDAPLSLDDGEMDWEIASETPGPDEDLTTREFYDQLNEAIADLPEVFRTTIVLREIEGMAYEEIAELTGVSLGTVKSRIARARHRLQSQLQQYLDGQ, from the coding sequence ATGAGTCAGTCCCTTCCTGTATCCTGGTCATCGATCGAGCCAAAGGTTCTTCAGAGTCCAGTGCAAGCAGAAAAACTCTCCAATTACGATTTAGTGTTGCAATGTCAGATCGGACATCGCCCTGAGAAAGCCGTCTTCTCGGAACTCATGCGGCGGTATCAGTCTCATGTCGATAAAGTTCTCTATCATTTGGCTCCCGATTGGCAAGACCGCGCCGACCTCGCCCAAGAAGTCTGGATTCGCGTCTATCGCAACATTACCCGCCTGAATGAACCTGTAAAATTCCGAGGGTGGCTCAGCCGCATTGCCACCAACTTGTTCTACGATGAACTCCGCAAGCGAAAACGGACGGCTACACCGCTCTCGCTCGATGCCCCGTTGTCACTGGATGATGGTGAAATGGATTGGGAAATCGCATCAGAAACGCCCGGACCTGATGAAGATCTGACGACGCGGGAATTCTATGATCAATTAAACGAAGCGATCGCTGACCTGCCCGAAGTCTTCCGCACAACGATCGTGCTGCGGGAAATCGAAGGCATGGCTTATGAAGAAATTGCAGAACTCACCGGAGTCTCGCTCGGAACCGTGAAATCGCGGATTGCCCGTGCGCGCCATCGGTTACAGTCCCAATTGCAGCAGTATCTTGACGGACAATAA
- a CDS encoding transmembrane transcriptional regulator (similar to AA sequence:cyanobase_aa:LBDG_03150), whose amino-acid sequence MPPSDSQLNARDRFELLSAYLDGEVTASERKQVEEWLSTDPAVQQLHARLLKLRHAFRSLPAPAPVQSVERTVDQVLAKVDRRPKFRLVWGGAAIAAAVLGAVSLFSVRQPQMAQVEPTQQPTVQAKEQPVVTDDLMVALDRPVVSIKVANTQPGSRNRN is encoded by the coding sequence ATGCCTCCTTCCGATTCCCAGTTAAACGCCCGCGATCGCTTTGAGTTGCTTAGTGCCTATTTGGATGGGGAAGTAACTGCAAGTGAGCGCAAACAAGTCGAGGAATGGTTGTCTACCGATCCCGCAGTTCAACAGCTTCATGCTCGCTTGCTAAAACTCCGTCATGCGTTTCGATCGCTGCCTGCTCCTGCTCCGGTTCAATCGGTTGAAAGAACAGTAGATCAAGTGTTGGCAAAGGTCGATCGTCGTCCGAAATTCCGTTTGGTTTGGGGTGGAGCCGCGATTGCGGCGGCTGTGCTAGGTGCAGTTTCGTTGTTTAGTGTTCGACAGCCTCAGATGGCACAAGTCGAACCGACTCAACAGCCAACCGTACAGGCGAAAGAACAGCCAGTGGTGACGGATGATTTGATGGTCGCGCTCGATCGTCCGGTGGTGTCGATCAAGGTTGCAAATACTCAACCGGGTTCGCGCAATCGAAACTAA
- a CDS encoding TPR repeat-containing protein (similar to AA sequence:cyanobase_aa:PCC8801_1300), whose product MKLALACALILFLSVPTFPEGAMAQSIEQLSQQADTALKNNQRQEAEAIWRTVLRRDPKNTRAYIGLGDALRYRKRDQEAIKAYQKAIELDPQQVAGYLALADLLRLDQPEAAILVYRRAIQVAAPSAEVYYRLGVTLSPAEKRVSQKQKDEAIESFRKAIEIDPKLSKAYVALGNQLEFDQLDKAMAAYRSAMELDDSNAYFIYGRILASQKRSAEMIPLYQQAIQRNPKGQNVITYYGGLASTFEELNQLDQAADIYRKVLQLRPNDPIVYFRLGDILQKQGQSDQAVSLYRKAAELIRADSYSSRASSYSYRMGGNQLQDRGQYDLAIALYRKAIALDRRDAFAYALIADTLHLQGKPDEAIQTYRQSISVNPEFAYAYGGLGRVLQQQGKLDQAAQAYREARSLNPKDSSVQKSLIEVEALLRSRKQSQKFTGEPSILLPSESSRQNIREFTGETILPQSGSSQQNVQAGFQFQDSEAFNQGKLVTLTQEKQRQRLEALGHCMGYLYVPPTYRTVTTVEKTPGKSTARFFSKTAPPAAGLRVIIRNATSGINQTPSPYTDRGYDQGDLSESFVIQQNTAHDSRYFAMISGLNTLTYEIKRGNEVLETGTFTVMMTPETREQPPDLEDSSPKHESSNQCDPPKLPEPKLPEVPPLPKLPPIPPEIQQMLDQYKK is encoded by the coding sequence ATGAAACTTGCCTTAGCTTGCGCTTTAATCCTATTTTTATCGGTTCCTACCTTCCCAGAGGGTGCGATGGCTCAATCGATCGAGCAATTGTCGCAGCAAGCGGATACTGCTCTGAAAAACAACCAACGTCAAGAAGCTGAAGCGATTTGGCGAACTGTATTGCGGCGAGATCCAAAAAACACCAGAGCTTATATTGGACTCGGTGATGCACTCCGTTACCGCAAACGAGATCAAGAAGCGATCAAGGCTTACCAGAAAGCGATCGAGCTTGATCCACAACAAGTTGCAGGATACTTGGCACTCGCAGACCTGCTGCGACTCGATCAGCCCGAAGCTGCGATCTTGGTATATCGCCGAGCGATTCAAGTTGCTGCACCGAGCGCTGAAGTCTACTATAGGCTTGGCGTTACGCTTAGCCCGGCAGAAAAAAGAGTTTCGCAAAAACAAAAAGACGAAGCAATTGAGAGCTTTCGTAAAGCGATCGAAATTGATCCCAAGCTGAGTAAAGCTTATGTTGCGTTGGGAAATCAGCTTGAGTTTGATCAATTAGATAAAGCAATGGCTGCTTATCGGAGCGCAATGGAGTTAGATGATTCTAATGCTTACTTCATCTACGGCAGGATTCTTGCATCGCAAAAGCGCTCAGCAGAGATGATTCCACTCTATCAGCAAGCCATCCAGCGAAATCCCAAAGGTCAGAATGTGATCACCTACTATGGCGGATTAGCAAGTACGTTCGAGGAGCTTAACCAACTCGATCAAGCAGCCGACATCTATCGGAAAGTCTTGCAACTGCGTCCAAATGATCCCATTGTTTATTTTCGTCTAGGTGATATCTTACAAAAGCAAGGACAATCAGATCAAGCTGTGAGCCTTTATCGAAAAGCTGCTGAACTCATTCGTGCAGACAGCTATAGCAGTCGTGCCAGTAGTTACTCTTATCGGATGGGGGGCAATCAACTGCAAGATCGAGGTCAGTATGATCTTGCGATCGCGCTCTATCGAAAAGCGATCGCGTTAGACCGTCGAGATGCTTTCGCTTATGCGTTGATTGCCGATACACTCCACCTTCAGGGAAAACCAGACGAGGCGATTCAAACCTACCGTCAATCAATTTCTGTCAATCCAGAGTTTGCTTATGCGTATGGAGGTTTAGGTAGAGTCTTACAGCAGCAAGGCAAGTTAGACCAAGCTGCACAAGCGTATCGAGAAGCACGATCTCTGAATCCTAAAGATTCGAGTGTACAAAAGAGTCTTATAGAAGTCGAAGCGTTGCTGCGATCGCGGAAGCAATCTCAAAAATTTACAGGAGAGCCGTCAATTTTGCTCCCATCGGAATCGTCGCGGCAGAACATTCGGGAATTTACAGGAGAAACGATTTTGCCCCAATCGGGATCGTCGCAGCAGAATGTTCAGGCAGGATTTCAATTTCAAGATTCAGAAGCTTTCAATCAAGGGAAATTAGTAACGCTCACACAGGAGAAACAGAGGCAGAGACTTGAAGCCCTTGGACATTGCATGGGTTACCTCTACGTTCCCCCAACCTACAGAACGGTTACAACCGTCGAGAAGACACCAGGAAAATCCACAGCACGATTTTTCTCGAAGACTGCTCCTCCTGCTGCGGGTTTGCGGGTGATCATCCGCAACGCAACTTCTGGAATCAACCAAACCCCCAGTCCATATACTGACCGAGGGTATGATCAAGGCGATCTCTCAGAGTCCTTTGTGATTCAACAAAACACCGCCCACGATTCCCGCTATTTCGCAATGATTTCAGGATTGAACACGTTAACTTACGAGATCAAGCGCGGCAACGAGGTGCTTGAAACGGGCACGTTTACCGTGATGATGACTCCAGAAACGCGAGAACAACCTCCGGATCTTGAGGATTCCTCTCCGAAGCACGAGTCCTCAAATCAATGCGATCCGCCAAAGCTTCCAGAACCTAAATTACCTGAAGTGCCACCATTGCCGAAGCTGCCACCGATTCCGCCAGAAATTCAGCAAATGCTCGACCAATACAAGAAGTAG
- a CDS encoding hypothetical protein (conserved hypothetical protein;~similar to AA sequence:cyanobase_aa:LBDG_03140), producing MITVFVYGTLKPDESNYFLCADRVTSSKPAIVHAHLYHLPFHYPAIVPGDAITYGYLLTFDHPEILEILDEYEQHEPEAIAPFGSGNDYERRELEVFDLDGTRIGTAWAYVMKLEQVDRLGGVPVPSGVWSTKLHDPSNNERFLEQP from the coding sequence ATGATTACTGTATTCGTCTACGGCACTCTAAAACCTGATGAAAGCAACTATTTTCTTTGTGCCGATCGCGTAACTTCATCAAAACCTGCGATCGTTCACGCTCATCTTTATCATTTGCCGTTTCACTATCCCGCGATCGTGCCCGGAGATGCAATCACCTACGGTTATTTATTAACCTTCGATCATCCTGAAATTCTAGAAATTCTGGACGAATACGAGCAGCACGAACCAGAGGCGATCGCACCTTTTGGATCTGGTAACGATTACGAGCGGCGAGAACTCGAAGTGTTTGATCTCGACGGAACTCGAATTGGGACAGCTTGGGCGTATGTGATGAAATTGGAACAGGTCGATCGATTAGGTGGCGTTCCAGTCCCAAGCGGTGTTTGGAGCACAAAACTACATGACCCCTCAAACAACGAACGATTTCTAGAGCAGCCTTAA
- a CDS encoding hypothetical protein (hypothetical protein SYNW0764;~similar to AA sequence:cyanobase_aa:LBDG_26460) produces MNQLPIKCLTQPLMESVAEQARSSPRQRKNHNFHEHSDRVQRFLNVLQPGTYVRPHRHIRPGDANGFEFFLVLNGAIGILILNEAGEVIRTEKISATGTTRGVELGEGMFHTLIAIEPDSVMFELKEGPYIPMDDKDFLPQFPLEDTPEAKQWVETWQSHFA; encoded by the coding sequence ATGAATCAATTACCGATTAAGTGTTTGACTCAGCCGTTAATGGAGTCGGTTGCCGAACAAGCTCGATCGAGTCCCCGTCAGCGCAAGAATCACAACTTTCATGAACATAGCGATCGAGTTCAGCGTTTTCTAAATGTCTTGCAGCCTGGAACTTATGTTCGTCCTCATCGGCATATTCGTCCTGGCGATGCGAATGGTTTTGAGTTTTTTCTGGTATTGAACGGTGCGATCGGGATTCTGATTTTGAACGAAGCGGGTGAAGTGATTCGCACCGAGAAAATTAGCGCAACGGGGACAACTCGCGGGGTTGAACTAGGCGAGGGAATGTTTCATACGTTGATAGCGATCGAACCTGATTCGGTGATGTTTGAACTCAAAGAAGGTCCTTATATTCCAATGGATGACAAGGATTTTCTGCCGCAATTTCCGCTAGAGGACACGCCTGAAGCGAAACAATGGGTAGAAACTTGGCAAAGTCATTTTGCTTGA